DNA sequence from the Vibrio ishigakensis genome:
GTAAGGTTTCGATTTTATCTAGCGCTTTCGCGAGCTTTGCCTCTTCGGATAGGACATTTTCATAATCATCCCAGAGGGCAATAATCTCAGTTTGTAGATGCTGTGGGAGGGGTTTGATTAAGGTTAAAAGATCCAGACGTTCTTGTATTCCCTTGTCCTCACCTTCCACCTGATCGACCGCGGCAATGTCTCCACCAATAGCCTCCCCTAAGTCGTGAATAATGCACATCTTAATCAGCTTTAAAGGGTCGATATTGTCATATTGCTCGGCGAGGAGCATTGCCATCAAACAAAGACGCCAACTGTGTTCAGCTGTGCTCTCCACCCTACCCTTGGTGGTA
Encoded proteins:
- a CDS encoding HD domain-containing protein, with protein sequence MEKIKDIQGILAFLREAEQLKNTLQRAYTTKGRVESTAEHSWRLCLMAMLLAEQYDNIDPLKLIKMCIIHDLGEAIGGDIAAVDQVEGEDKGIQERLDLLTLIKPLPQHLQTEIIALWDDYENVLSEEAKLAKALDKIETLLQHTQGINPDTFDYGFNLSYGKKYTDKDELTSSLRVEIDKDTRRLAASNGTLK